One window of Oncorhynchus kisutch isolate 150728-3 linkage group LG25, Okis_V2, whole genome shotgun sequence genomic DNA carries:
- the cd37 gene encoding leukocyte antigen CD37 — protein MASQGCIDLIKYFLFLFNLLFACVGALLLSLGIWIVLAETSFFMPAPPYMSFPVFSYFLVIGGSATMSLGFIGCLGALKEVKCMLGMYFFLLSILLAAQIVGAVLLFTQRTSFESKVEEHVLHLIASFGKNESNYLNLEKTLDYVQQEIHCCGWTGPKIWVEAPCSCYHPINNTQNASNSYEMCDCNDIRPFSNYTACDIYQKGCRESIREWLDENMLIIFAVLLAVMAVELCGMTLSMCLYRWTSLDYSMLMQYS, from the exons ATGGCATCCCAAGGCTGTATTGATCTCATCAAATATTTCCTATTCCTTTTCAATCTCCTTTTTGCT TGTGTGGGCGCCCTCCTTCTGTCACTTGGGATATGGATAGTCCTTGCTGAGACAAGCTTCTTCA TGCCTGCCCCTCCCTATATGTCTTTTCCTGTCTTCTCCTATTTTCTGGTCATTGGTGGAAGTGCTACGATGTCGTTGGGCTTCATTGGGTGTCTGGGTGCATTGAAGGAGGTGAAATGCATGTTAGGAATG TATTTCTTCCTGCTCTCCATCCTTCTTGCTGCTCAGATTGTGGGAGCGGTTCTGCTCTTCACTCAGAGGACTTCA TTTGAAAGCAAAGTCGAAGAGCATGTCCTTCATCTCATTGCATCATTTGGCAAGAATGAGTCCAACTATCTGAACTTGGAGAAGACTCTGGACTACGTTCAGCAGGAG ATTCATTGTTGTGGATGGACAGGACCAAAGATCTGGGTGGAGGCACCCTGCTCCTGTTACCACCCCATCAATAACACCCAGAATGCCTCCAATTCTTATGAAATGTGTGACTGCAATGACATCCGGCCTTTTTCAAATTACACAGCGTGTGACATCTATCAAAAA GGGTGCAGAGAGAGTATTAGAGAGTGGTTGGACGAGAATATGCTCATTATTTTTGCGGTGCTACTTGCTGTGATGGCGGTGGAG